CCGGCTCGGCCGACGAACCGCCCACGCGCTTCTTCAAATGCAAAGAGTGTGGGCACCGCTGGCGGGAGTACAACTGAGCGGGCTGTGCTCGACTGAGCCGACTGTGCTCGCCGGCACGGTCGGAAGTCGCCACCACTTTTTTCATTTTTGCGCCGAAAACCTGCGGGTGCAATGTCCACCGAAACCAGTTCCAAGAGTGGCGACGACAGTTGGGCAACCGACGCCGTCGAGAGCGCCACCGACGACCTTCGTCACGAACTGGAGTCGGCGAGGCGTGACGCGACAGGCAAGAAAGCTCGGGCCATCGAGAAGGCCGAGAATCTGCTCGATCGCGCCGAGCAGGCCCTGAAGAAGCGAACGTAAGCCGCTATTTGCGGTCGGTGGTCCGGCCCCGCGTCGATCGTTATTTTCGGTAGGCTCGTACAGAGCACTCCGTCAGCGAACGGGTCGCTCGGGTGATCGTTGAACGGTGTCCCGGCTTTACGGTTCACTGTGTACGAGAGCGTCTAATGGCTCGTTCCGAGCAACCCCCCATCGATGTCGCCATCACGCGCCGCCTCCTCGACGGCGTCGCCAGCACCGGCGGGGTGGAGATTTCCGATCTCACGCCCCTGTACTTCGCCGTCGATCCGGACGCCCTCACCAGCCTGTTACAGGAGTCAGACGCCGACGTGCGGGTCGACTTCGAGTACGAGGGCCGAACGGTGACGATCACCGATGGTCATCGAG
The Natronoarchaeum philippinense DNA segment above includes these coding regions:
- a CDS encoding HalOD1 output domain-containing protein, which translates into the protein MARSEQPPIDVAITRRLLDGVASTGGVEISDLTPLYFAVDPDALTSLLQESDADVRVDFEYEGRTVTITDGHRVTIADDF